A genome region from Triticum aestivum cultivar Chinese Spring chromosome 2B, IWGSC CS RefSeq v2.1, whole genome shotgun sequence includes the following:
- the LOC123046519 gene encoding uncharacterized membrane protein At1g16860 isoform X2, which produces MGSRFPSHQLSSGLYVSGRPEQPKEKAPTFGSNVMPYTGGDTKKSGELGKMFELHAERSRKSGPLGNAPSRNPSFGGAASNSGPVSNAGGRSNYSGSLSSSVPGAGGSARAKSNSGPLNKHGEPVKRSSGPQSGGVTPMARQNSGPLPPMLPTTGLITSGPVTSGPLNSSGAPRRKVSGSLDPAASMKARATSLAHNQAVTTLTSEDGFSVMGSISKRGVLRFVNSCPDTDLRTAKDGEYVKVTGVVTCGNFPLESSFQRIPRCVYTSTRLYEYRGWDSKTANPKHRRFTWGLRTAERHAVDFYISDFQSGLRALVRTGSGARVTPYVDESVVIDVNPENKDLSPEFLRWLRERNLSSDGRKMRLKEGYIKEGSTVSVMGVVQKNESVLMIVPPSEPISSGCQWGSCFFPANLDGLVVRCEDTSDMDVIPV; this is translated from the exons ATGGGTTCTAGATTTCCATCACATCAGCTGAGCAGTGGCCTTTATGTTTCTGGCCGACCTGAGCAACCTAAGGAGAAGGCCCCGACCTTTGGATCCAATGTGATGCCATACACTGGTGGTGACACCAAGAAATCTGGAGAGCTTGGGAAGATGTTTGAGCTCCATGCTGAAAGATCTAGAAAATCTGGTCCTCTAGGCAATGCGCCTTCGAGAAATCCTTCATTTGGCGGTGCTGCCTCCAACTCTGGACCTGTGTCTAATGCTGGCGGTCGGTCAAACTACTCCGGTTCTCTTTCATCTTCAGTTCCTGGCGCTGGaggatcagcaagagcaaaatctaaTTCCGGACCACTCAATAAGCATGGAGAACCAGTAAAGCGGTCATCTGGTCCCCAGTCTGGAGGTGTGACCCCAATGGCTCGCCAGAATTCCGGCCCTCTCCCTCCAATGCTTCCTACGACTGGGCTTATCACATCTGGCCCTGTTACTTCTGGACCACTGAATTCGTCCGGTGCCCCAAGAAGGAAAGTATCTGGGTCTCTGGATCCTGCTGCATCGATGAAGGCGCGGGCCACATCGCTTGCTCACAACCAGGCTGTTACTACACTCACCAGTGAAGATGGTTTCTCAGTTATGGGAAGCATTTCAAA GAGAGGCGTGCTCAGGTTTGTCAATAGCTGTCCTGATACTGATCTCAGAACTGCAAAGGATGGAGAGTATGTGAAGGTTACAGGG GTTGTTACGTGTGGAAATTTCCCCCTGGAGTCCTCATTTCAAAGGATTCCAAGATGTGTGTACACTTCAACTAGGCTGTATGAGTATAGGGGCTGGGATTCAAAAACTGCAAACCCCAAGCATCGCCGGTTTACCTGGGGATTACGGACAGCAGAG CGACATGCGGTCGATTTCTACATTTCAGATTTTCAGTCTGGGCTTAGAGCATTGGTGAGAACAGGAAGTGGTGCACGGGTGACACCATATGTCGATGAATCGGTAGTAATTGACGTCAATCCTGAGAACAAGGACTTGTCTCCTGAATTTCTAAGATGGCTACGAGAAAGGAATCTCTCAAGTGATGGTCGGAAAATGCGCCTAAAAGAAGG ATACATCAAAGAAGGCAGCACTGTGAGCGTGATGGGTGTCGTTCAAAAGAATGAGAGCGTGTTGATGATAGTACCTCCATCAGAGCCCATCTCATCTGGTTGCCAGTGGGGGAGTTGTTTCTTTCCAGCGAACCTTGATGGACTGGTCGTGAGATGTGAAGATACTTCAGACATGGATGTGATACCAGTATAG
- the LOC123046519 gene encoding uncharacterized membrane protein At1g16860 isoform X1 encodes MGSRFPSHQLSSGLYVSGRPEQPKEKAPTFGSNVMPYTGGDTKKSGELGKMFELHAERSRKSGPLGNAPSRNPSFGGAASNSGPVSNAGGRSNYSGSLSSSVPGAGGSARAKSNSGPLNKHGEPVKRSSGPQSGGVTPMARQNSGPLPPMLPTTGLITSGPVTSGPLNSSGAPRRKVSGSLDPAASMKARATSLAHNQAVTTLTSEDGFSVMGSISKWVFWLVITLLLFGFAVGLFILIAVNNAIVLIVVVAMIGSVAALVSWNVWRGRRGVLRFVNSCPDTDLRTAKDGEYVKVTGVVTCGNFPLESSFQRIPRCVYTSTRLYEYRGWDSKTANPKHRRFTWGLRTAERHAVDFYISDFQSGLRALVRTGSGARVTPYVDESVVIDVNPENKDLSPEFLRWLRERNLSSDGRKMRLKEGYIKEGSTVSVMGVVQKNESVLMIVPPSEPISSGCQWGSCFFPANLDGLVVRCEDTSDMDVIPV; translated from the exons ATGGGTTCTAGATTTCCATCACATCAGCTGAGCAGTGGCCTTTATGTTTCTGGCCGACCTGAGCAACCTAAGGAGAAGGCCCCGACCTTTGGATCCAATGTGATGCCATACACTGGTGGTGACACCAAGAAATCTGGAGAGCTTGGGAAGATGTTTGAGCTCCATGCTGAAAGATCTAGAAAATCTGGTCCTCTAGGCAATGCGCCTTCGAGAAATCCTTCATTTGGCGGTGCTGCCTCCAACTCTGGACCTGTGTCTAATGCTGGCGGTCGGTCAAACTACTCCGGTTCTCTTTCATCTTCAGTTCCTGGCGCTGGaggatcagcaagagcaaaatctaaTTCCGGACCACTCAATAAGCATGGAGAACCAGTAAAGCGGTCATCTGGTCCCCAGTCTGGAGGTGTGACCCCAATGGCTCGCCAGAATTCCGGCCCTCTCCCTCCAATGCTTCCTACGACTGGGCTTATCACATCTGGCCCTGTTACTTCTGGACCACTGAATTCGTCCGGTGCCCCAAGAAGGAAAGTATCTGGGTCTCTGGATCCTGCTGCATCGATGAAGGCGCGGGCCACATCGCTTGCTCACAACCAGGCTGTTACTACACTCACCAGTGAAGATGGTTTCTCAGTTATGGGAAGCATTTCAAAGTGGGTATTCTGGCTAGTGATCACACTCTTGCTGTTCGGGTTTGCAGTAGGTCTCTTCATTCTTATTGCTGTAAACAATGCGATTGTGCTGATAGTTGTTGTTGCAATGATTGGTTCTGTTGCTGCACTTGTGTCTTGGAATGTTTGGCGGGGCAGGAGAGGCGTGCTCAGGTTTGTCAATAGCTGTCCTGATACTGATCTCAGAACTGCAAAGGATGGAGAGTATGTGAAGGTTACAGGG GTTGTTACGTGTGGAAATTTCCCCCTGGAGTCCTCATTTCAAAGGATTCCAAGATGTGTGTACACTTCAACTAGGCTGTATGAGTATAGGGGCTGGGATTCAAAAACTGCAAACCCCAAGCATCGCCGGTTTACCTGGGGATTACGGACAGCAGAG CGACATGCGGTCGATTTCTACATTTCAGATTTTCAGTCTGGGCTTAGAGCATTGGTGAGAACAGGAAGTGGTGCACGGGTGACACCATATGTCGATGAATCGGTAGTAATTGACGTCAATCCTGAGAACAAGGACTTGTCTCCTGAATTTCTAAGATGGCTACGAGAAAGGAATCTCTCAAGTGATGGTCGGAAAATGCGCCTAAAAGAAGG ATACATCAAAGAAGGCAGCACTGTGAGCGTGATGGGTGTCGTTCAAAAGAATGAGAGCGTGTTGATGATAGTACCTCCATCAGAGCCCATCTCATCTGGTTGCCAGTGGGGGAGTTGTTTCTTTCCAGCGAACCTTGATGGACTGGTCGTGAGATGTGAAGATACTTCAGACATGGATGTGATACCAGTATAG